actatgaaactaTGCGTCATCTTCGTCCAAGTCCACgtcttcattttcattttcatccaCGCTTTCATCCTCGATTTCGTCCTCGTTTTCTTCAACATCTTCGACGGTGTTGGAAGTTCCAGCTTCTGGAGCGGCTCGGGAATGTGGAACGTGACGAACACGAAAATTAGCTGGAAGATTCTAAATGTGTTCGATGAGCTTTGTCGTAGTAGATGATGAATGGACGAATCTCGCAATTCTTTATTAATGTGCATGTGCGCTTGAACCCTTTCCTCGATTGAGCGATTTGGACGACGAGTTGGCTTGTAATTCTCTTCAAGTGAACACATTGCACGTCCATTGTCTTCGGTGATCATATTATGCAATATAACACAAGCGTGCATAATTCTTCAGATTCTTTCAACATAGAATTGTCGGCACGGGTTTTTAATTATTTGCCATCGACCTTGAAGCACACCGAATGCCCGTTCAATATCTTTCCGAGCAGATTATTGATACTTTTTAAATTTTGCTGATTGACGGTTATGtggacttttgaaagacttaactaATGTCGCCCAATCAGGATATATCCCATCGGTTAAGAAGTAACCTTTACCGAAGTTACACCCACTAACCGAAAAATTACACGATGGAGCCGTGTCTTAAAGTAACTCATTAAATAAATCAGATTGATTAAGGACATTGATGTCGTTGTTTGAACCAACGGGTTCAAAGTAGGCGTGCCAAATCGATAAATCATGAGATGTCACAGCTTCTAACATGATTGTTGGATAGCCATGATCGCCTCTAGTATAATGACCTTTATATTTATAGGGGCAATTTTTCcatgcccaatgcatacaatctagaCTACCCAACATTCCCGAAAAACAATGTAATTCCGCATGTGCGGATACAAGACGTTCTACGTCTTGTAGAGTCGGTTTTCTCATATACTCCGAACCGTACAAGTGAATCACtcttttacaaaaattattcaaACAGTCGTATGATGTTTGTTGGCCCATATGTAAGTACTCGTCAAAAGCATCTTGTGCGGTACCGTATGCTAATTGGGGTATCGCGGATGTACATTTTTGGAAAACATTAAAACCCAACAACCCGGTAGCATCCCGCTTTTgatgaaaatataaaaaataatcggGAATAGGTTCTTGAGAGTAATTCATTATAACTTGGCATATGCGTATAAACAATGGTCGACTCATCCTATAACAGCGACGAAAATAATCTCCGGGGAAAGTGGGATTCTCGGAAAAATAATTATTCCATAAACGCATCGCGGTTCCCTCTCGGTCTCTATGAATAAATCTTCTAGGCACCCTTGGAATTGGTTAACGATTTCTTCCTCTTCATCTTTATCTATCTTACCAAGTAGATCAAGTGCGAAGATATTGAAATCCGAACTTGCAATTGACAACGCATCTTTCATAAGATTATCCATAATTTTTTTAGGCATTTTTTAATGAAATAGAATAAAAATTGGTAGAGATTTTATGAAGTGAttagggatggcaaaatgacccgtacCCGATGGGGAAACCTGAAACCCGATATTTTTGGGCCGGATTTGTGTCGGCTTTGCGGGTCCGtgggccgggtatggggatggtttTTAAAAATTTTCCGGGTTTGGGTTTAGGGACAGTTTTAAACACAAACTCGGTTACCCGGCCCGTATACCCGATAAAAGACCCGAACTTGTATACCCCACCAGTTTAAATTTTTATAatcatatattatttatttataaatataaattgacAAAAATAAAGTTTGATACTCATTATTTATTGCTACTAGCCTAGTACAATCCATCATTTCTACTTGACAAAAACAATTTTGTAACTATAATTGTAATCACTAAGTAGTAATGTGTTGATCAGTTGTCATAGAATCCTTATATGAAGTCGTTATAGTAATCCTCATAGAATCCTTATAAGTGTAACTACTAGTGTAACAATTTTCTTctatattgtaacgacccaaaccaataaccaaccaaatacgcgaaacaaattttttatttttttttataacagtggagtgcgccacgcgcaccacctcagggtgcgcggcgcgctcaggtcagttttcagttctgtccggttatgcaatttttcaaataaagatctcccacttcccgacataattagacgaaatgcttttcacaacgtgtcataatagttaaaactcacacgattcaataataaaataagttttataaaacggggcccacatcggccgtttttcgagtttcatacaaaacacgagtttcgaccacattagtttaaattccaaacgacactaagagcatggtgtttggggttaaactacccaaatctcggtcaaactccaaaagctatcacatccaaaagcgtcccctatcaaacaagcgggaatctctaatccaaccgtacgcccttacccttgtcaacgcccgagcctataaaaagataaacaacgagagggtaagctaaagcttagtgaatgcaataattatatatatatatatatatatatatatatatatatatatatatatatatatatatata
This window of the Rutidosis leptorrhynchoides isolate AG116_Rl617_1_P2 chromosome 7, CSIRO_AGI_Rlap_v1, whole genome shotgun sequence genome carries:
- the LOC139859024 gene encoding uncharacterized protein, yielding MNYSQEPIPDYFLYFHQKRDATGLLGFNVFQKCTSAIPQLAYGTAQDAFDEYLHMGQQTSYDCLNNFCKRVIHLYGSEYMRKPTLQDVERLVSAHAELHCFSGMLGSLDCMHWAWKNCPYKYKGHYTRGDHGYPTIMLEAVTSHDLSIWHAYFEPVGSNNDINVLNQSDLFNELL